The Helicobacter pylori genome contains a region encoding:
- a CDS encoding extracellular solute-binding protein → MKILGLWLGVFCFLKATPYLYLGEEPKYKDNFTHFEYANPNARKGGVLRNDAIGTFDSLNPFALKGTKAEGLDLIYDTLMVQSLDEPFAEYPLIAKDAEVAKDNSYVIFTLDKRARFSNNAPILASDVKFSFDTIMKLGSPIYRQYYQDVKKAVVLDKHHVKFIFKTTENKELPLILGQLQIFSKKAFQKDYFTKNPLIIPVSSGPYVIASFDVGKKITYQRNPNYWARNLPSRKGQFNFDQIKFEYYKDETIALQAFLSGAYDWRIESTAKIWARGYVGKAMDNKKITKYLIAHKMPSGMQGFFFNTHREIFKDKRVREALFYAFDFEWANKNLFFSQYKRTTSFFSNSVYASPPLPSPEEKVLLAPYEKSLDERVFKEPYVVPRTDGPDVLGYNLRENLKYAQKLLESAGFSYKNMRLVDKNNKPFSFTLLLNSPAFERLALAFAKNLRVLGIEMKIQRVDLSQYVNRVKSYDFDMIVGVIGQSSFPGNEQRFYFGSLSAKEKGSRNYAGISSKAVDALIEKIINAKDYKEQLAAIQAMDRVLLWGFYVIPHFYLPNYRIAVYNYIGMPEISPSYGFSPYLWWVKKERGIQ, encoded by the coding sequence ATGAAAATTTTGGGTTTATGGTTAGGGGTGTTTTGTTTCCTTAAGGCTACGCCTTATTTATACTTGGGCGAAGAGCCTAAATATAAAGACAATTTCACGCATTTTGAATACGCTAACCCTAACGCTAGAAAAGGCGGTGTTTTAAGGAATGACGCTATAGGGACTTTTGATAGCCTTAACCCTTTTGCGCTTAAAGGCACTAAAGCCGAAGGCTTGGATCTCATTTATGACACTTTAATGGTGCAAAGTTTGGACGAACCTTTTGCCGAATACCCCTTGATCGCTAAAGACGCAGAAGTGGCTAAGGATAACAGCTATGTGATTTTTACCTTAGACAAAAGAGCGAGATTCAGCAATAACGCTCCCATTTTAGCGAGCGATGTGAAGTTTAGTTTTGATACGATCATGAAATTAGGATCGCCTATTTATAGGCAGTATTACCAAGATGTTAAAAAGGCGGTTGTTTTAGACAAACACCATGTTAAATTCATTTTCAAAACCACTGAAAATAAAGAGTTGCCTCTCATTTTAGGGCAGTTGCAAATCTTTTCCAAAAAAGCGTTTCAAAAGGATTATTTCACCAAAAACCCTTTAATCATTCCTGTTTCTAGTGGCCCTTATGTGATCGCTTCTTTTGATGTGGGCAAGAAAATCACCTACCAAAGAAACCCTAATTATTGGGCGAGGAATTTGCCTAGCAGAAAGGGGCAATTCAATTTTGATCAAATCAAATTTGAGTATTACAAAGACGAAACCATTGCTTTACAGGCTTTTTTGAGCGGAGCGTATGATTGGCGCATTGAAAGCACGGCTAAAATTTGGGCTAGGGGCTATGTGGGGAAAGCTATGGATAATAAAAAAATCACTAAATACCTCATAGCCCATAAAATGCCAAGCGGCATGCAAGGGTTTTTCTTCAACACGCACCGGGAAATTTTTAAGGATAAAAGGGTTCGTGAAGCCTTATTCTATGCGTTTGATTTTGAATGGGCGAATAAAAATTTGTTTTTTTCGCAATACAAGCGCACCACCAGTTTTTTCAGCAACTCTGTTTATGCGTCCCCTCCACTCCCAAGCCCTGAAGAAAAAGTTCTGTTAGCCCCTTATGAAAAGAGTTTGGATGAAAGGGTTTTTAAAGAGCCTTATGTCGTGCCTAGAACCGATGGACCTGATGTTTTGGGCTATAATTTGAGGGAAAATTTAAAATACGCCCAAAAGCTTTTAGAAAGCGCGGGCTTTTCTTACAAAAACATGCGTTTGGTGGATAAGAATAACAAGCCGTTTAGTTTCACTTTGCTTTTAAACAGCCCGGCCTTTGAAAGACTGGCTCTAGCCTTTGCTAAAAACTTAAGGGTGTTAGGGATTGAAATGAAAATCCAAAGAGTGGATTTAAGCCAGTATGTCAATCGGGTCAAAAGCTATGATTTTGACATGATTGTAGGGGTGATAGGCCAATCGTCTTTCCCGGGTAATGAGCAACGCTTTTATTTTGGCTCTTTGAGCGCTAAAGAAAAAGGCTCAAGGAATTATGCAGGAATCTCCAGTAAAGCGGTAGATGCTTTGATTGAAAAAATCATTAACGCTAAAGATTACAAGGAGCAACTAGCCGCCATTCAAGCGATGGATAGGGTGCTGTTGTGGGGGTTTTATGTGATACCGCATTTTTATTTGCCTAATTACAGGATCGCAGTGTATAATTACATTGGCATGCCTGAAATCAGCCCTAGCTATGGATTTTCGCCGTATTTATGGTGGGTAAAAAAAGAAAGGGGTATTCAATGA
- the trpS gene encoding tryptophan--tRNA ligase: MHKKRVFSGIQPTGQIHLGNYLGAIKHWVEMQDEYENLFCVVNSHAITLPIEPKFLKSQTYELVKLLLACGINPKQSGLFIQSEVDEHPALAWLLNCQVSMGEMQRMTQFKDKSLKNPKSVNVGLFNYPILMASDILLYQSDLVPVGEDQKQHLELTRNIAEKFNRDFGDCFKVPEPLIAKVGARVMGLDDPKVKMSKSHKGANHAIFLLDEPDIIVRKIKKAATDSMGVIAFDEKREGVFNLLNIYMLLSDESPENIEERFKNKGYGDFKKELAEVVIQALKPIQERYKEISDDEVKAVLNGGVKKARPLAQATYQKAKELMGLV; encoded by the coding sequence ATGCACAAAAAACGAGTCTTTTCAGGCATCCAACCTACCGGGCAAATCCATTTGGGCAACTATTTAGGAGCGATCAAGCATTGGGTAGAGATGCAAGATGAATATGAAAACCTTTTTTGCGTCGTCAATTCGCATGCGATCACCCTACCCATAGAGCCTAAATTTTTAAAATCCCAAACCTATGAGTTAGTCAAATTGCTTTTAGCTTGCGGGATTAATCCTAAGCAATCGGGGTTATTCATTCAAAGTGAAGTGGATGAGCACCCGGCTTTAGCGTGGCTATTAAATTGTCAAGTGTCTATGGGGGAAATGCAACGAATGACGCAATTCAAAGACAAGTCTTTAAAAAACCCTAAAAGCGTGAATGTGGGGCTTTTCAATTACCCTATTTTGATGGCGTCAGATATTTTATTATACCAAAGCGATTTAGTGCCAGTGGGCGAAGATCAAAAGCAACATTTAGAACTCACACGAAACATTGCAGAAAAATTTAACAGGGATTTTGGAGATTGCTTTAAAGTACCAGAGCCTTTGATCGCTAAAGTGGGGGCAAGGGTTATGGGGCTAGACGATCCAAAAGTGAAGATGAGTAAATCGCATAAAGGGGCTAACCATGCGATTTTTCTTTTAGATGAGCCGGATATTATTGTAAGGAAAATCAAAAAAGCGGCCACTGATTCTATGGGCGTTATTGCCTTTGATGAAAAAAGAGAGGGCGTTTTTAACCTTTTAAACATCTACATGCTTTTAAGCGATGAAAGCCCAGAAAACATAGAAGAGCGTTTCAAAAATAAAGGTTATGGGGATTTTAAAAAGGAATTGGCTGAAGTGGTGATCCAGGCTTTAAAACCCATCCAAGAAAGATACAAAGAAATCAGCGATGATGAAGTGAAAGCCGTTTTAAATGGCGGTGTGAAAAAAGCCAGGCCTTTAGCGCAAGCGACTTACCAAAAGGCTAAAGAATTGATGGGGTTGGTTTAG
- a CDS encoding methyltransferase domain-containing protein, giving the protein MVLDSFHSFNQHAFNKHAKTYPLFAHIQQQIAIYLVQFLKQKHYAKVLDLGSGSGAVFNALERQNILIENFIALDNSMNMLKLHPTHSINIQKISLEHADFEKHVFCDYDLVVSSSSLQWARDLKSVLEKIALFSKEAALAIHTDFSLHEVHEFLGTPSPLRDLKTLKSLIKNAFKHFQIELENKRFSLYFNRKQDCLNYLKKCGLLGGSTLSFKQKKHFFQNMAFEKLSYEVLLFSGIKRS; this is encoded by the coding sequence GTGGTGTTGGACTCTTTTCATTCATTCAATCAACATGCATTCAATAAGCATGCCAAAACTTATCCTCTCTTCGCTCATATCCAGCAACAAATCGCTATCTATCTTGTTCAATTTTTAAAACAAAAACATTACGCTAAAGTTTTGGATCTAGGATCAGGGAGTGGGGCTGTTTTTAATGCTTTAGAGCGGCAAAATATTTTGATTGAAAACTTTATCGCTTTGGATAATTCTATGAACATGCTCAAATTACACCCCACGCATTCTATTAACATTCAAAAAATCTCTTTAGAGCATGCGGATTTTGAAAAACATGTTTTTTGCGATTATGATCTGGTTGTGTCTTCTTCTTCTTTGCAATGGGCAAGGGATTTAAAAAGCGTTTTAGAAAAAATCGCTCTTTTTAGTAAGGAGGCCGCTTTAGCTATCCATACGGATTTTAGTTTGCATGAAGTGCATGAGTTTTTAGGCACGCCTTCGCCTTTAAGGGATCTTAAAACGCTCAAATCTTTGATTAAAAACGCTTTTAAACATTTTCAAATAGAATTAGAAAACAAGCGCTTTTCTCTTTATTTTAACCGCAAACAAGATTGCTTGAATTACCTTAAAAAATGCGGTCTTTTAGGGGGTTCAACGCTGAGTTTCAAGCAAAAAAAACATTTTTTCCAAAACATGGCGTTTGAAAAATTGAGCTATGAAGTGTTACTCTTTTCGGGGATCAAGCGTTCTTAA
- the secG gene encoding preprotein translocase subunit SecG gives MTSALLGLQIVLAVLIVVVVLLQKSSSIGLGAYSGSNESLFGARGPASFMAKLTMFLGLLFVANTIALGYFYNKEYGKSILDETKTNKELSPLVPTTGTLNPTLNPTLNPTLNPLEQAPINPLMPKQTPNELPKEPVKALSVESPKQNEKNEKNDAKENGIKGVEKTKENAKTPPTTHQKPKTHATTNAHTNQKKDEK, from the coding sequence ATGACAAGCGCTCTGTTAGGCTTACAAATTGTTTTAGCGGTATTGATTGTGGTGGTGGTTTTGTTGCAAAAAAGTTCTAGCATCGGCTTAGGGGCTTATAGCGGGAGTAATGAGTCTTTATTTGGCGCTAGAGGGCCTGCGAGCTTTATGGCGAAATTGACCATGTTTTTAGGGCTGTTATTTGTTGCCAACACCATCGCTTTGGGCTATTTTTACAACAAAGAATACGGCAAAAGCATTTTAGATGAAACTAAAACCAATAAAGAACTTTCGCCCCTAGTCCCTACCACCGGCACGCTTAACCCTACGCTCAATCCCACATTAAACCCAACGCTCAACCCTTTAGAGCAAGCCCCCATTAATCCTTTAATGCCAAAACAAACGCCTAACGAACTCCCTAAAGAGCCAGTCAAAGCGCTTTCTGTTGAAAGCCCCAAACAGAATGAAAAAAATGAAAAAAATGACGCCAAAGAGAATGGTATAAAGGGTGTTGAAAAAACCAAAGAGAACGCCAAAACGCCCCCAACCACCCACCAAAAGCCTAAAACGCATGCGACAACCAACGCCCATACAAACCAAAAAAAGGATGAAAAATAA
- the frr gene encoding ribosome recycling factor produces the protein MLQAIYNETKDLMQKSVQALNRDFSTLRSAKVSVNILDHIKVDYYGTPTALNQVGSVMSLDATTLQISPWEKNLLKEIERSIQEANIGVNPNNDGETIKLFFPPMTTEQRKLIAKDAKAMGEKAKVAVRNIRQDANNQVKKLEKDKEISEDESKKAQEQIQKITDEAIKKIDESVKNKEDAILKV, from the coding sequence ATGCTACAAGCCATTTATAACGAAACCAAAGATTTGATGCAAAAAAGCGTTCAAGCTTTAAACAGAGATTTTTCCACTCTAAGGAGTGCGAAAGTTTCAGTCAATATTTTAGATCACATCAAAGTGGATTATTACGGCACGCCCACCGCTTTAAACCAAGTCGGCTCTGTGATGAGCTTGGATGCGACCACCCTTCAAATCAGCCCATGGGAAAAAAACCTGCTCAAAGAAATTGAAAGATCCATTCAAGAAGCCAATATTGGCGTCAATCCTAATAACGACGGCGAAACGATCAAGCTTTTTTTCCCGCCCATGACAACCGAGCAAAGAAAACTCATCGCAAAAGACGCCAAAGCGATGGGCGAAAAGGCTAAAGTGGCTGTAAGGAATATCCGCCAAGACGCCAACAATCAAGTGAAAAAATTAGAAAAAGACAAAGAAATCAGCGAAGATGAAAGCAAAAAAGCCCAAGAGCAGATCCAAAAAATCACTGATGAAGCCATTAAAAAAATTGATGAAAGCGTGAAAAACAAAGAAGATGCGATTTTAAAGGTCTAA
- the pyrE gene encoding orotate phosphoribosyltransferase: protein MDIKACYQNAQALLEGHFLLSSGFHSNYYLQSAKVLEDPKLAEQLALELAKQIQEAHLNIECVCSPAIGGILAGYELARALGVRFIFTERVNGVMALRRGFEVKKNETILVCEDIITTGKSAMECAKVLEEKGAQIVAFGALANRGICKRVHSHLKAQEGACLPSHLPLFALEDFVFDMHKPNSCPLCGTSVAIKPGSRGN, encoded by the coding sequence ATGGATATTAAGGCATGTTATCAAAACGCTCAAGCGCTATTAGAGGGGCATTTCTTGCTCAGCAGCGGGTTTCATTCCAATTATTATTTGCAATCCGCTAAAGTCTTAGAAGATCCCAAACTAGCCGAACAATTAGCGCTAGAATTAGCCAAACAAATCCAAGAAGCTCATTTGAATATTGAATGCGTATGCTCGCCTGCGATTGGGGGGATCTTGGCTGGGTATGAGCTTGCAAGGGCTTTGGGCGTGCGTTTTATCTTCACTGAAAGGGTGAATGGCGTTATGGCGTTAAGGCGTGGTTTTGAAGTCAAAAAAAACGAAACAATTTTAGTGTGCGAAGACATCATCACTACGGGAAAATCCGCCATGGAATGCGCTAAAGTTTTAGAAGAAAAGGGCGCTCAAATCGTGGCTTTTGGCGCTCTAGCCAATCGGGGCATTTGCAAACGCGTTCATTCTCACTTGAAAGCCCAAGAGGGTGCGTGTTTGCCTAGCCATTTGCCCCTTTTTGCTTTAGAAGATTTTGTTTTTGACATGCACAAGCCTAACTCTTGCCCTTTATGCGGTACTAGCGTTGCTATAAAGCCGGGAAGTCGTGGCAACTAA
- a CDS encoding RDD family protein codes for MATKKTKKNKTPEKKRALESPLKGLNLSLRLKAFITDIFMIYTPMLYIMTYAILGSAKDFRENQSAIFLCLLFYALTHSFFIAFKSQSPGMRYAQFKLVKNNGEKVGFFLALWRFVLWVLSMGLLVGFVTPFIFKFFLHDKLSGTHIEIIKEET; via the coding sequence GTGGCAACTAAAAAAACCAAAAAAAATAAAACTCCAGAAAAAAAACGCGCTTTAGAAAGCCCTTTAAAAGGGTTGAATCTCTCTTTACGCTTAAAGGCTTTCATCACCGATATTTTTATGATTTATACCCCCATGCTTTATATAATGACTTATGCGATTTTAGGGAGTGCGAAGGATTTTAGGGAAAACCAGAGCGCGATTTTTTTATGCCTGCTTTTTTACGCCCTAACGCACAGCTTTTTTATCGCTTTTAAATCCCAAAGCCCTGGCATGCGTTACGCTCAGTTTAAATTGGTCAAAAATAATGGCGAAAAAGTGGGCTTTTTTTTGGCGTTGTGGCGCTTTGTTTTGTGGGTGTTGAGCATGGGGTTACTTGTAGGGTTTGTTACGCCTTTTATTTTTAAGTTTTTTTTGCATGACAAACTCAGCGGCACTCATATTGAAATCATCAAGGAGGAAACATGA
- a CDS encoding SIR2 family NAD-dependent protein deacylase, translated as MKNLVILSGAGISAESGIKTFRDADGLWEGHDIMEVASPYGWKKNPQKVLDFYNQRRRQLFEVYPNKAHKALAKLEKHYQVNIITQNVDDLHERAGSSRILHLHGELLSVRSEKDPNLVYRWEKDLNLGDLAKDKAQLRPNIVWFGEEVPLLKEAISLVKQAHLLIIIGTSLQVYPAASLYTHAHKDALIYYIDPKAKNAHLPQNIQCINESAVHAMQDLMPKLIEMAS; from the coding sequence ATGAAAAATTTAGTGATCTTAAGCGGGGCTGGCATTTCAGCAGAAAGCGGGATTAAAACCTTTAGGGACGCTGATGGCTTGTGGGAAGGGCATGACATCATGGAAGTTGCTTCGCCTTATGGTTGGAAAAAGAACCCGCAAAAGGTGTTGGATTTTTACAACCAAAGGCGCCGACAGCTTTTTGAAGTTTATCCTAACAAAGCCCATAAAGCTTTAGCAAAATTGGAAAAACACTATCAAGTTAATATCATCACCCAAAATGTAGATGATTTGCATGAAAGGGCGGGATCTTCTCGCATTTTGCACTTGCATGGGGAATTATTAAGCGTTCGCAGCGAAAAAGATCCTAATTTGGTTTATAGGTGGGAAAAGGACTTGAATTTAGGCGACTTGGCTAAAGATAAAGCGCAATTACGCCCCAATATTGTGTGGTTTGGCGAAGAGGTGCCTTTGCTTAAGGAAGCGATTTCTTTAGTCAAACAAGCACACCTTTTAATCATCATTGGCACTTCTTTGCAAGTCTATCCGGCCGCTAGCCTCTACACGCATGCGCATAAAGACGCCCTCATTTATTACATTGACCCTAAGGCTAAAAACGCCCATTTGCCCCAGAATATCCAATGCATTAATGAAAGCGCGGTGCATGCCATGCAAGATTTAATGCCTAAACTCATAGAAATGGCCTCTTAA
- a CDS encoding NAD(P)H-quinone oxidoreductase subunit 3, with amino-acid sequence MQQATEALNHPYFGVFVLLVFTFWVFNLTLRIQRFLSRKMAQKKGEKLKLAPYECGPVALKQPNRVSHHFYIMAMLFILFDVEIVFMFPWAIDFKKLGLFGLIEMLGFVFFLTIGFIYALKRNALSWQKLEVK; translated from the coding sequence ATGCAACAAGCCACAGAAGCATTGAATCACCCCTATTTTGGCGTTTTTGTTTTGTTGGTATTCACCTTTTGGGTGTTTAACTTAACCTTAAGGATTCAAAGGTTTTTAAGCCGTAAAATGGCTCAAAAAAAGGGCGAAAAGCTCAAGCTCGCTCCCTATGAATGCGGGCCTGTGGCTCTCAAACAGCCTAATAGGGTGTCGCACCATTTCTATATCATGGCCATGCTTTTTATTTTATTTGATGTAGAAATCGTTTTCATGTTCCCTTGGGCGATTGATTTTAAAAAATTAGGCTTGTTTGGGCTCATTGAAATGCTAGGCTTTGTCTTCTTTTTAACCATTGGTTTTATTTACGCTCTAAAGCGAAACGCTTTGAGTTGGCAGAAATTAGAGGTGAAATAA
- a CDS encoding NuoB/complex I 20 kDa subunit family protein yields MQQAPVVLSTLDKLLNWGRSNSLWPLTYGLACCAIEMMATGGSRFDFDRFGTIFRASPRQSDVMIIAGTLTKKHAEFMRRLYDQMPEPKWVISMGSCANTGGMFNTYATVQGADRIVPVDIYLPGCAPRPETLQYALMVLQDKIRRSKAIKQDAPKRLV; encoded by the coding sequence ATGCAACAAGCACCAGTTGTTCTAAGCACTTTGGATAAATTATTGAATTGGGGGCGTTCTAATTCGCTTTGGCCCTTAACTTATGGCTTGGCGTGTTGTGCGATTGAGATGATGGCAACAGGGGGTTCAAGGTTTGATTTTGACAGATTTGGCACGATTTTTAGAGCGAGTCCTAGGCAATCTGATGTGATGATCATCGCTGGCACGCTCACTAAAAAGCATGCCGAATTCATGCGTAGGCTCTATGATCAAATGCCTGAACCTAAATGGGTGATTTCTATGGGGAGTTGCGCTAACACGGGCGGGATGTTCAACACTTATGCGACCGTTCAAGGAGCGGACAGGATCGTTCCTGTGGATATTTACTTGCCCGGTTGTGCGCCGCGCCCAGAAACTTTACAATACGCTCTTATGGTTTTGCAAGATAAAATCAGACGCTCTAAAGCGATCAAACAAGACGCTCCTAAAAGGTTAGTGTGA
- a CDS encoding NADH-quinone oxidoreductase subunit C, which yields MVRKQSPYEDVQKQSRQHDPYKIIEPTPKKYLEGSAYEVIYNHLSYKHEILDKYIETNTAVFWIKKDDIFSVATTLRHLGYECLSEMSAIDLCAKKGYFELFYQFVGFSDSCKNRRRVRVKCVLLPNESVDSLSFLYRSANWSEREAYDMLGIVFDKHPYLKRLIMPHDWVGHPLLRSYPLKGDEFAQWYEVDKIFGKEYREVVGKEQRDSARVDEKDTFNFAKIGYEQGKGEELKEVEEKHAFKKIPFVKDLHKIAPTILKKRL from the coding sequence ATGGTAAGAAAACAATCCCCCTATGAAGATGTGCAAAAACAATCGCGTCAGCATGACCCCTATAAAATCATAGAACCCACCCCTAAAAAATATTTAGAGGGCAGTGCTTATGAGGTCATTTACAACCACCTTTCTTACAAGCATGAAATTTTAGACAAATACATAGAGACTAACACGGCTGTGTTTTGGATCAAAAAAGACGATATTTTTTCTGTTGCTACGACTTTAAGGCATTTGGGTTATGAGTGTTTGAGCGAAATGAGCGCGATAGATTTGTGCGCTAAAAAAGGGTATTTTGAATTGTTTTATCAATTTGTGGGTTTTAGCGATAGCTGCAAGAACCGCCGTAGGGTGCGCGTGAAGTGCGTTTTGTTGCCTAATGAGAGCGTGGATTCTTTGAGTTTTTTATACCGATCGGCTAATTGGAGCGAAAGGGAAGCGTATGACATGCTGGGCATTGTGTTTGACAAACACCCCTATTTGAAACGCCTTATCATGCCGCATGATTGGGTAGGCCACCCCTTGTTGCGTTCTTACCCGCTCAAAGGCGATGAATTCGCTCAATGGTATGAAGTGGATAAAATTTTTGGCAAAGAATACCGAGAAGTGGTGGGTAAAGAGCAGAGAGACAGCGCGAGAGTGGATGAAAAAGACACTTTCAATTTTGCAAAAATTGGCTATGAGCAGGGCAAGGGCGAAGAATTAAAAGAAGTAGAAGAAAAGCATGCGTTTAAGAAAATCCCTTTTGTCAAAGATTTGCACAAAATCGCCCCCACTATCTTAAAAAAGAGGCTATAA
- the nuoD gene encoding NADH dehydrogenase (quinone) subunit D, with amino-acid sequence MAQNFTKLNPQFENIIFEHDDNQMILNFGPQHPSSHGQLRLILELEGERIIKATPEIGYLHRGCEKLGENMTYNEYMPTTDRLDYTSSTSNNYAYAYAVETLLNLEIPRRAQVIRTILLELNRMISHIFFISVHALDVGAMSVFLYAFKTREYGLDLMEDYCGARLTHNAIRIGGVPLDLPPNWLEGLKKFLGEMRECKKLIQGLLDKNRIWRMRLENVGVVTQKMAQSWGMSGIMLRGTGIAYDIRKEEPYELYKELDFDVPVGNYGDSYDRYCLYMLEIDESIRIIEQLIPMYAKTDTPIMAQNPHYISAPKEDIMTQNYALMQHFVLVAQGMRPPVGEVYAPTESPKGELGFFIHSEGEPYPHRLKIRAPSFYHIGALSDILVGQYLADAVTVIGSTNAVFGEVDR; translated from the coding sequence ATGGCTCAAAATTTCACGAAACTCAACCCCCAATTTGAAAACATCATTTTTGAACATGATGATAATCAAATGATTTTAAACTTTGGCCCTCAACACCCTAGTAGTCATGGGCAATTGCGCTTGATTTTGGAATTAGAGGGCGAAAGAATCATTAAGGCTACCCCTGAAATTGGCTACTTGCATAGGGGCTGTGAAAAATTAGGCGAAAACATGACCTATAACGAATACATGCCCACTACCGACAGATTGGATTACACTTCTTCTACCAGCAATAATTACGCTTACGCTTATGCGGTAGAAACCTTACTCAATTTAGAAATCCCGCGCCGAGCGCAAGTGATCCGCACGATTTTATTAGAGCTTAACCGCATGATTTCACACATCTTTTTTATCAGCGTGCATGCTTTAGATGTGGGGGCGATGAGCGTGTTTTTGTATGCGTTTAAGACGAGGGAATACGGGTTGGATTTAATGGAGGATTATTGCGGGGCCAGGCTCACGCATAACGCTATAAGGATTGGGGGCGTGCCTTTAGATTTACCTCCTAATTGGCTAGAGGGCTTAAAAAAATTTTTAGGCGAAATGAGGGAATGCAAAAAGCTCATTCAAGGCTTATTGGATAAGAATCGCATTTGGCGGATGCGCTTGGAAAATGTGGGCGTTGTAACGCAAAAAATGGCGCAAAGTTGGGGCATGAGCGGTATCATGCTAAGAGGAACTGGGATCGCTTATGACATTAGGAAAGAAGAACCTTATGAGCTTTATAAAGAGCTTGATTTTGATGTGCCGGTGGGTAATTATGGCGATAGCTATGATCGGTATTGTTTGTATATGTTAGAAATTGACGAAAGCATTCGCATCATTGAACAACTCATTCCCATGTATGCTAAAACCGATACGCCCATCATGGCTCAAAACCCGCATTATATTTCCGCCCCTAAAGAAGATATAATGACGCAAAACTACGCCTTGATGCAGCATTTTGTTTTAGTGGCTCAAGGCATGCGCCCGCCCGTTGGGGAAGTGTATGCCCCCACAGAAAGCCCTAAAGGGGAATTAGGGTTTTTTATCCATTCAGAAGGCGAGCCTTACCCTCACAGATTAAAAATCAGAGCCCCTAGCTTTTATCATATTGGGGCTTTAAGCGATATTTTAGTGGGGCAATATTTAGCGGATGCGGTAACCGTGATTGGCTCAACCAATGCGGTGTTTGGCGAGGTGGATAGATGA
- a CDS encoding NADH-ubiquinone oxidoreductase subunit E family protein, whose protein sequence is MKRFDLRPLKADIFERLEELIEKEMQPNEVAIFMFEVGDFSNIPKSAEFIQSKGHELLNSLRFNQADWTIVVRKKA, encoded by the coding sequence ATGAAACGCTTTGATTTGCGCCCTTTGAAAGCAGATATTTTTGAACGCTTAGAAGAATTGATTGAAAAAGAAATGCAACCTAATGAAGTCGCTATTTTCATGTTTGAAGTGGGGGATTTTTCTAATATCCCTAAGAGTGCTGAATTTATCCAATCTAAAGGGCATGAGCTCCTCAATTCTTTGCGTTTCAATCAAGCGGATTGGACGATTGTCGTGAGGAAAAAGGCTTGA